In Bacteroidota bacterium, a single window of DNA contains:
- a CDS encoding endonuclease domain-containing protein: ELRKHMTKAELILWEELRNKKLLGLKFRRQHPISRFIADFYRHKHKLVIELDGEIHLKNDVAINDKKREDEIKSLGITVLRFKNNEIINHLESVLQQISNFCNAQ, encoded by the coding sequence AAGAATTACGAAAACATATGACCAAAGCCGAGCTAATTTTATGGGAAGAACTCCGAAATAAAAAGTTATTGGGCTTGAAATTTCGAAGACAACATCCAATTAGTCGTTTTATTGCTGATTTTTACCGCCATAAACATAAGCTGGTTATAGAACTTGATGGAGAAATTCATCTCAAAAATGATGTTGCAATTAATGACAAAAAACGAGAGGATGAAATTAAAAGTTTGGGAATTACGGTTTTGCGTTTCAAAAACAATGAGATAATAAACCATCTTGAAAGTGTATTACAACAAATATCTAATTTCTGTAATGCACAATAG